A DNA window from Citrobacter tructae contains the following coding sequences:
- the pxpB gene encoding 5-oxoprolinase subunit PxpB: MQRARCYLLGETAVVLELEPPITLASQKRIWGLTQRLVDAPNVLEVIPGMNNITVTLRNPQTLALDAIERLQRWWEESEALEPDSRFIEIPVIYGGEQGPDLADVAQHSGLSEKQVVELHASVDYVVWFLGFQPGFPYLGNLPEQLHTPRRAEPRLIVPAGSVGIGGSQTGIYPLATPGGWQLIGHTCIQLFDPQRDEPILLRPGDTVRFVPQKEGVC, translated from the coding sequence GTGCAGCGAGCGCGTTGTTATCTGTTAGGTGAAACTGCGGTGGTTCTGGAGCTGGAACCCCCTATTACGCTGGCGAGTCAGAAACGTATCTGGGGTTTGACTCAGCGCCTGGTTGATGCCCCGAATGTACTTGAAGTCATTCCGGGCATGAACAATATCACAGTGACGCTGCGTAATCCTCAAACCCTGGCGCTGGATGCCATTGAGCGTCTGCAGCGTTGGTGGGAGGAGAGTGAGGCGCTGGAACCGGACTCGCGCTTTATTGAAATCCCGGTTATCTATGGAGGAGAGCAGGGACCAGATCTGGCCGACGTCGCGCAGCACAGTGGATTAAGCGAGAAGCAGGTTGTTGAACTGCATGCATCCGTTGACTATGTGGTCTGGTTTTTAGGCTTTCAGCCGGGGTTCCCGTATCTCGGAAACTTGCCGGAGCAACTGCATACTCCAAGACGTGCGGAACCGCGTCTGATTGTTCCAGCAGGTTCTGTCGGTATTGGCGGTTCGCAAACGGGCATCTACCCGCTCGCCACGCCAGGTGGATGGCAGCTGATAGGGCATACCTGTATTCAGCTGTTTGATCCGCAACGGGATGAACCCATCCTGTTACGACCTGGAGATACTGTACGCTTTGTACCGCAGAAGGAGGGAGTATGTTAA
- the ybgI gene encoding radiation resistance protein YbgI has protein sequence MKNTELEQLINDKLNSAAISDYAPNGLQVEGKETVHKIVTGVTASQALLDEAVRLGADAVIVHHGYFWKGESPVIRGMKRHRLKTLLENDINLYGWHLPLDAHPDLGNNAQLAALLGITVMGEIEPLVPWGELAMPVPGLELASWIEARLGRKPLWCGDSGPEKIQRVAWCTGGGQSFIDSAARFGVDAFITGEVSEQTIHSAREQGLHFYAAGHHATERGGIRALSEWLNENTDLDVSFIDIPNPA, from the coding sequence ATGAAAAACACCGAACTGGAACAACTGATCAACGACAAACTGAACAGCGCCGCAATTAGCGATTATGCGCCGAATGGTTTGCAGGTTGAGGGCAAAGAGACGGTGCATAAAATCGTGACTGGTGTGACCGCAAGCCAGGCATTGCTTGACGAGGCTGTTCGCCTCGGGGCTGATGCGGTCATCGTTCATCACGGGTACTTCTGGAAAGGAGAATCTCCGGTGATTCGCGGCATGAAGCGCCATCGTCTTAAAACGCTGTTGGAAAATGACATTAACCTGTATGGCTGGCATCTGCCGCTGGATGCGCATCCGGATCTGGGCAATAACGCACAGCTGGCGGCACTGTTGGGTATTACCGTGATGGGGGAAATCGAGCCGTTGGTACCGTGGGGTGAACTCGCCATGCCGGTTCCAGGGTTAGAGCTGGCATCCTGGATCGAGGCACGCTTGGGCCGCAAACCGTTATGGTGCGGTGATAGTGGACCGGAAAAAATTCAGCGCGTTGCCTGGTGTACCGGTGGTGGCCAAAGTTTCATTGATAGCGCGGCTCGTTTTGGCGTCGATGCGTTTATTACCGGCGAAGTCTCCGAACAAACCATTCACTCTGCCCGTGAGCAAGGCCTGCATTTTTATGCCGCCGGGCACCATGCCACTGAACGAGGCGGTATTCGGGCGTTAAGTGAATGGTTGAATGAAAATACGGATTTGGATGTTTCTTTCATTGATATACCCAATCCAGCGTAA
- a CDS encoding MFS transporter encodes MNKQSSQPRAIYYVVALQIWEYFSFYGMRALLILYLTNQLKYNDTHAYALFSAYCSLVYVTPILGGYLADKVLGNRMAVMIGALLMAVGHLVLGASEIAPAFLYLSLAIIVCGYGLFKSNISCLLGELYQTDDPRRDGGFSLLYAAGNIGSIIAPIACGYVQEEYSWAMGFALAAIGMLAGLVIFLCGNRHFAHTTGVNKAVLCARTFILPNWAWLLVLLVTAPLLITVLFWKEWSVYALIVATVIGLAVLAKIYRQAQTQKQRKELGLIVTLTFFSLLFWAFAQQGGSSISLYIDRFVNRDILGYSVPTAMFQSVNAFAVMLCGIVLAWVVKESVGGNRTVRIWGKFALGLGLMSAGFCILTLSARWSATYGHSSMPLMVLGLAVMGFAELFIDPVAMSQITRIEIPGVTGVLTGIYMLLSGAIANYLAGVIADQTSQGAFDASGAINYSINAYIDVFSEITWGALACVALVLLIWLYQSLKFRNRPLAVES; translated from the coding sequence ATGAATAAACAATCATCTCAGCCACGCGCCATTTATTACGTCGTCGCGCTGCAAATTTGGGAATACTTCAGTTTTTACGGCATGCGCGCCCTGCTGATCCTGTATCTCACCAACCAGCTTAAGTACAACGATACTCATGCGTATGCGTTGTTCAGCGCCTATTGTTCGCTGGTGTACGTCACGCCCATTCTCGGGGGATACCTGGCAGATAAGGTACTTGGCAACCGTATGGCGGTGATGATTGGCGCATTGTTAATGGCGGTCGGGCACCTGGTACTGGGTGCCAGTGAAATAGCGCCGGCATTCCTTTATTTATCTCTGGCGATCATTGTCTGCGGCTACGGTCTGTTTAAATCCAACATCAGCTGTCTGCTCGGCGAGCTGTATCAAACCGACGATCCGCGTCGCGACGGCGGATTCTCACTGCTCTACGCCGCCGGGAATATCGGTTCGATTATCGCCCCCATCGCCTGTGGCTATGTGCAGGAAGAGTACAGTTGGGCCATGGGTTTTGCGCTGGCCGCTATTGGCATGCTGGCAGGCCTGGTGATTTTCCTGTGCGGCAATCGGCATTTCGCCCACACCACCGGCGTCAACAAAGCCGTCCTGTGCGCCAGAACGTTTATTCTGCCAAACTGGGCCTGGCTTCTCGTTCTGCTGGTCACCGCACCGCTGTTGATTACCGTATTGTTCTGGAAAGAGTGGTCCGTTTATGCGCTGATCGTCGCCACCGTCATTGGCCTGGCCGTTCTGGCGAAAATTTACCGCCAGGCACAGACGCAGAAACAGCGCAAAGAACTGGGTCTTATCGTTACTCTGACCTTCTTCAGCTTGTTGTTCTGGGCCTTTGCTCAACAGGGCGGCAGTTCTATTAGCCTGTATATCGACCGTTTTGTTAATCGCGACATTCTGGGATATTCCGTTCCTACCGCGATGTTCCAGTCGGTCAACGCGTTCGCCGTGATGCTGTGCGGCATCGTGCTAGCCTGGGTGGTTAAAGAAAGCGTGGGTGGCAACCGCACTGTGCGTATCTGGGGTAAATTTGCCCTCGGCCTGGGGTTGATGAGCGCCGGATTCTGCATTCTGACATTAAGCGCCCGTTGGTCCGCAACTTACGGCCACTCCTCAATGCCGCTGATGGTACTGGGGCTGGCAGTAATGGGATTTGCCGAATTATTTATCGACCCGGTCGCCATGTCGCAGATTACGCGCATTGAGATCCCGGGCGTCACCGGCGTGTTAACCGGTATCTATATGCTGCTTTCCGGCGCCATTGCCAACTACCTGGCAGGGGTGATTGCTGACCAGACGTCACAAGGCGCATTTGATGCCTCCGGGGCCATCAACTATTCCATCAACGCGTATATTGATGTCTTCAGTGAGATTACCTGGGGCGCTCTGGCCTGTGTTGCGCTGGTCCTGCTAATTTGGCTGTATCAGTCACTTAAGTTTAGAAATCGTCCGCTGGCGGTAGAGTCCTGA
- the phrB gene encoding deoxyribodipyrimidine photo-lyase, producing the protein MTTHLVWFRRDLRLHDNLALAAACRNRAVRVIALYIATPDQWAAHDMAPRQAAFISTQLNVLQAALADKGIPILFHEVADFTASVEIVKSVCTKYGVSRLFYNYQYEINERQRDARVEKLLLDVVCEGFDDSVILPPGAVMTGNHEMYKVFTPFKNAWLKRIKEGIPECVSAPKVRDSGALTSPLTSLTLNYPQQDFDAELFPAEEKQAIAQLRQFCQQAASEYEQQRDYPAIEGTSRLSASLATGGLSPRQCLHRLLAEQPQALEGGVGSVWLNELIWREFYRHLMTWHPTLCRHQPFIRWTDRVQWQNNMAHLQAWQTGNTGYPIVDAAMRQLNATGWMHNRLRMITASFLVKDLLIDWRKGERYFMSKLIDGDLAANNGGWQWAASTGTDAAPYFRIFNPTTQGEKFDRDGEFIRHWVPELRDVPGKAIHDPLTWADKAQIFLDYPRPIVDHKQARLATLAAYEAARKG; encoded by the coding sequence ATGACCACCCATCTGGTCTGGTTTCGTCGTGATTTGCGTCTGCATGATAATCTCGCTTTAGCTGCCGCTTGCCGAAATCGCGCTGTACGCGTGATCGCGCTATATATTGCCACGCCTGACCAGTGGGCGGCTCATGATATGGCGCCGCGTCAGGCTGCGTTTATCAGCACGCAGTTGAATGTGTTGCAAGCGGCGTTGGCAGATAAAGGCATCCCGATTTTGTTTCATGAAGTCGCAGATTTCACCGCCAGTGTGGAGATTGTAAAAAGTGTCTGTACCAAGTATGGCGTCAGCCGACTGTTTTATAACTATCAGTATGAAATCAACGAGCGGCAGCGTGATGCAAGGGTAGAGAAGCTGTTGCTAGACGTTGTGTGCGAAGGCTTTGACGACAGCGTGATCCTGCCTCCAGGCGCGGTTATGACCGGCAATCATGAAATGTATAAAGTCTTTACGCCGTTTAAGAATGCCTGGTTGAAACGGATTAAAGAGGGCATTCCTGAATGTGTTAGCGCGCCAAAGGTACGGGACAGTGGGGCACTCACATCGCCGTTAACGTCACTAACGCTGAATTATCCGCAGCAAGATTTTGATGCTGAGCTTTTTCCTGCAGAAGAAAAACAGGCAATCGCGCAGTTACGCCAGTTTTGTCAGCAGGCGGCGAGTGAATATGAACAACAGCGTGATTACCCGGCAATTGAAGGCACCAGTCGCTTATCTGCGAGTCTGGCAACAGGTGGGCTGTCGCCGCGTCAATGCCTGCACCGTCTGTTAGCGGAGCAACCGCAGGCGCTTGAGGGTGGAGTCGGGAGCGTCTGGCTGAATGAACTTATCTGGCGCGAGTTTTACCGTCATTTAATGACCTGGCATCCGACGCTGTGTCGGCATCAACCGTTTATTCGCTGGACTGACCGCGTGCAATGGCAGAACAATATGGCACATCTTCAGGCATGGCAGACGGGAAATACGGGATACCCCATTGTGGATGCCGCGATGCGCCAGCTTAATGCGACCGGTTGGATGCATAACCGTTTACGTATGATTACTGCCAGCTTTTTGGTGAAAGATCTGCTGATTGACTGGCGTAAAGGGGAGCGGTACTTCATGTCAAAACTGATCGACGGCGATCTTGCAGCCAATAACGGTGGCTGGCAGTGGGCGGCTTCCACAGGCACCGATGCGGCACCGTATTTCCGCATTTTTAACCCGACAACCCAGGGGGAAAAATTCGACCGCGACGGCGAGTTTATCCGTCACTGGGTACCGGAACTGCGCGACGTACCAGGTAAAGCTATCCACGACCCGTTGACGTGGGCGGATAAAGCACAGATTTTCCTCGATTATCCGCGCCCGATTGTCGATCACAAACAGGCAAGGCTAGCAACGTTGGCAGCGTATGAAGCGGCGCGTAAGGGATGA
- a CDS encoding YbgA family protein — MSEKIPVGISACLLGEAVRFDGGHKRLAFAVEELSPWVNFEPVCPEMAIGLPSPRPVLRLVKENGEISLRFSDKREKDLTGAMTTFSHRQVDRFEHLCGYIVCAKSPSCGMERVRVYDAEGKNSDKVGRGIFTSVLMAAFPWLPVEEDGRLHDLQLRENFVERIYALHELNGIREQGLTRGALIDYHSRYKLLLLAHSQPEYRELGRFVAAIGEWQSLETFFVEYRQRLMDLLSHPSSRRNHTNVLMHVQGYFRKQLNTRQRRELASLIDGYRRATQPLLAPITLLKHYMAEYPDAYLSGQRYFNPWPETLRLRYGR; from the coding sequence ATGAGCGAGAAAATCCCTGTTGGAATCAGTGCCTGTCTGTTGGGGGAGGCGGTTCGCTTTGACGGTGGGCACAAGCGGTTAGCCTTTGCTGTTGAAGAATTATCGCCATGGGTTAATTTTGAACCGGTTTGCCCTGAAATGGCGATAGGATTGCCATCCCCCCGTCCCGTTCTTCGCCTTGTCAAAGAGAACGGTGAGATCTCTTTGCGCTTTAGCGATAAACGAGAAAAAGATCTGACGGGGGCGATGACGACTTTCAGTCACAGGCAGGTTGATCGGTTTGAGCATTTGTGTGGCTACATTGTTTGTGCGAAATCGCCAAGCTGCGGTATGGAGCGCGTTCGTGTCTACGATGCAGAAGGAAAAAATAGCGATAAAGTGGGGCGGGGTATTTTTACCTCGGTACTCATGGCGGCTTTTCCGTGGCTGCCGGTTGAAGAAGACGGGCGTCTGCACGATCTGCAGCTCCGTGAAAATTTTGTTGAGAGAATTTATGCGCTGCACGAGCTAAATGGCATCCGGGAGCAAGGATTAACGCGTGGTGCGCTGATTGATTATCATAGTCGCTACAAGTTGCTGCTGTTGGCTCACTCCCAGCCGGAATATCGTGAACTGGGGCGATTTGTGGCGGCGATTGGTGAATGGCAGAGCCTGGAGACCTTTTTCGTGGAATATCGCCAGAGACTGATGGATTTATTGTCACATCCTTCCTCCCGTCGTAACCACACCAACGTTTTGATGCATGTTCAGGGCTATTTTCGCAAACAGCTAAATACTCGTCAGCGGCGGGAGCTGGCTTCTCTCATCGACGGTTATCGACGTGCAACGCAACCGCTGCTTGCACCTATAACGTTGCTCAAACACTATATGGCTGAATACCCGGATGCTTATTTATCCGGGCAGCGTTATTTTAATCCCTGGCCCGAAACTCTTCGTCTGCGCTACGGGCGCTAA
- a CDS encoding LuxR C-terminal-related transcriptional regulator, whose amino-acid sequence MKKKTANTIIIVGTCQYTSLGIASLLDYFFYSRIVFYQRFSEVNENSNELLIIAAIDENDITYDDIIYLKNRMVKNGGKNLIILSNSMLMNVLYSIFNISCIYLPRKITLKEFHPVIVNTLLHNNAEEAYSIKPQLTGLESQILILLSEGFTVTEISRIKNKNSKTISSHKCNLMKKMGMPNTSKSVSVLSLYLKSIRMPGSRPPLSA is encoded by the coding sequence ATGAAAAAAAAGACTGCAAACACAATTATCATCGTTGGCACTTGCCAATATACCTCTCTGGGCATTGCCTCGCTTCTTGATTATTTCTTTTACAGCAGAATTGTTTTTTACCAACGTTTTAGTGAGGTAAATGAAAATAGCAACGAGTTACTTATCATTGCTGCAATAGATGAAAATGATATCACCTATGATGATATCATTTATCTGAAGAATAGGATGGTAAAGAATGGTGGTAAGAACTTGATTATTCTTAGCAATTCGATGTTGATGAACGTACTTTATTCCATTTTTAACATTTCATGCATATACTTGCCGCGAAAGATCACTCTAAAAGAGTTCCATCCAGTGATCGTCAACACATTACTGCATAATAATGCTGAAGAAGCATACAGTATAAAACCGCAGTTAACGGGCCTGGAGTCACAAATTTTGATTCTGCTTTCCGAGGGATTTACCGTTACTGAAATCTCACGAATTAAAAATAAAAACAGTAAGACGATCAGTAGTCACAAATGCAATCTGATGAAAAAAATGGGGATGCCAAACACTTCGAAGTCAGTATCGGTTCTATCATTGTACCTGAAATCAATCAGGATGCCCGGTAGCAGGCCTCCACTTTCAGCCTAA
- a CDS encoding YbfA family protein, whose translation MELYKEYPAHIVFLRRTFAVVAGVLALPVMLFWKDRARFYSYLHRVWSKTSDKPVWMDQAEKATCDFY comes from the coding sequence ATGGAACTCTATAAAGAATATCCAGCGCACATTGTCTTTTTACGCCGTACTTTCGCCGTCGTGGCGGGCGTGCTGGCGCTGCCAGTGATGCTGTTCTGGAAAGATCGAGCCCGTTTCTACAGCTACCTGCACCGCGTCTGGTCGAAAACCAGCGATAAGCCGGTGTGGATGGATCAGGCTGAAAAAGCTACCTGCGATTTCTACTAA
- the kdpF gene encoding K(+)-transporting ATPase subunit F translates to MGAGVITGIVLVFLLLGYLVYALINAEAF, encoded by the coding sequence GTGGGTGCAGGCGTGATAACCGGCATTGTGCTGGTTTTTTTATTATTAGGTTATTTGGTGTATGCCCTGATTAATGCGGAGGCGTTCTGA
- the kdpA gene encoding potassium-transporting ATPase subunit KdpA, with protein sequence MAAQGFLLIASFLLVLFVIARPLGAGLARLIINTPLPGLAGVERILWRGLGISQHEMNWKQYLLAILTLNVLGLLILFSLLMAQNLLPLNPQQLPGLSWHLALNTAVSFVTNTNWQSYSGETTLSYFSQMAGLTVQNFLSAATGIAVIFALIRAFTRQSMSTLGNAWLDLVRITLWILFPLALLIALFFIQQGALQNLLPYQSFTTLEGVKQLLPMGPVASQEAIKMLGTNGGGFFNANSSHPFENPTALTNLVQMLAIFCIPTALCFAFGDVVGDRRQGRTLLWAMSLIFVICVAVVMWAEVQGNPHLLAFGADSSINMEGKESRFGVLVSSLFAVVTTAASCGAVIAMHDSFTALGGMVPMWLMQIGEVVFGGVGSGLYGMLLFVLLAVFIAGLMIGRTPEYLGKKIDVREMKMTAMAILVTPALVLLGTAIAMMSDAGRSAMLNPGPHGFSEVLYAVSSAANNNGSAFAGLSANSPFWNCLLAFCMFIGRFGVIIPVMAIAGSLVGKKSQPASPGTLPTHGALFVGLLIGTVLLVGALTFIPALALGPVAEYLSLR encoded by the coding sequence ATGGCGGCACAAGGATTTTTACTCATCGCCAGTTTCTTGCTGGTGTTATTTGTCATCGCCAGGCCGCTGGGCGCTGGGCTGGCACGGCTTATAATCAACACGCCCCTGCCTGGCCTCGCAGGTGTAGAGCGTATTCTCTGGCGCGGGTTAGGGATTTCACAACATGAGATGAACTGGAAACAGTATCTGCTGGCGATCCTGACGCTCAATGTCCTGGGTCTGCTGATACTGTTTTCGCTGCTGATGGCGCAAAATCTGCTGCCGCTGAATCCTCAGCAGCTTCCAGGGTTGTCGTGGCATCTCGCACTGAATACCGCCGTGAGCTTTGTCACCAATACAAACTGGCAGTCTTACAGTGGCGAAACCACCTTAAGCTACTTCAGCCAGATGGCCGGATTAACCGTGCAGAACTTCCTGTCTGCCGCCACCGGTATTGCGGTGATTTTTGCTCTGATCCGCGCCTTTACACGCCAGAGTATGAGCACGCTGGGGAACGCCTGGCTGGATCTGGTACGTATTACCCTGTGGATCCTGTTCCCTCTTGCTCTGCTCATCGCCCTGTTTTTCATTCAGCAAGGTGCGTTGCAAAACCTGCTGCCCTATCAATCATTCACCACCCTCGAAGGGGTCAAACAACTGCTGCCAATGGGACCCGTCGCCTCACAAGAGGCCATTAAGATGCTCGGCACTAACGGCGGCGGCTTCTTTAATGCTAACTCATCGCATCCGTTTGAAAACCCAACCGCGCTGACCAACCTGGTGCAGATGCTGGCGATCTTTTGCATTCCCACCGCCCTATGCTTTGCCTTTGGCGACGTGGTGGGCGATCGCCGTCAGGGGCGCACCCTGTTGTGGGCCATGTCGCTGATTTTTGTCATCTGTGTGGCGGTCGTGATGTGGGCGGAAGTGCAGGGGAACCCGCACCTGCTGGCGTTTGGCGCAGACAGCAGCATCAATATGGAAGGAAAAGAGAGTCGGTTTGGCGTACTGGTGAGTAGCCTGTTTGCGGTCGTCACGACAGCGGCATCCTGTGGGGCGGTCATCGCCATGCATGACTCCTTCACCGCGCTGGGCGGGATGGTGCCGATGTGGTTGATGCAGATTGGCGAAGTGGTGTTCGGCGGTGTGGGTTCTGGTTTATACGGCATGCTGCTGTTCGTACTGCTGGCAGTGTTTATAGCCGGGCTGATGATCGGCCGCACGCCGGAATATCTGGGTAAGAAGATCGACGTGCGCGAAATGAAAATGACTGCGATGGCGATCCTGGTCACCCCTGCGCTAGTGCTGCTCGGTACGGCGATAGCCATGATGAGCGATGCAGGACGCAGCGCTATGCTCAACCCCGGTCCGCACGGTTTCAGCGAAGTGCTGTACGCTGTCTCGTCTGCCGCCAACAACAACGGCAGCGCTTTTGCCGGGTTAAGCGCCAACAGTCCTTTCTGGAACTGTCTGCTGGCGTTCTGCATGTTCATTGGCCGCTTCGGCGTCATTATTCCGGTGATGGCAATTGCGGGTTCACTGGTCGGTAAAAAGAGCCAGCCAGCAAGCCCCGGCACGCTTCCTACCCACGGAGCCCTGTTTGTCGGGTTGTTGATCGGTACGGTGTTGCTGGTTGGCGCCCTTACCTTTATTCCTGCACTGGCGCTTGGTCCGGTCGCAGAATACCTCTCTTTACGTTGA
- the kdpB gene encoding potassium-transporting ATPase subunit KdpB, which translates to MSRKQLALFEPSLVAQALMDAIKKLSPHTQWRNPVMFIVWLGSLLTTLLTVAMTTGHMTGNPLFTGAISLWLWVTVLFANFAEALAEGRSKAQANSLKGVKKTAFARKLREPKYGAEMDHVPAEELRKGDIVLVEAGDIIPCDGEVIEGGASVDESAITGESAPVIRESGGDFASVTGGTRILSDWLVVECSVNPGETFLDRMIAMVEGAQRRKTPNEIALTILLIALTIVFLLATATLWPFSAWGGNAVSITVLVALLVCLIPTTIGGLLSAIGVAGMSRMLGANVIATSGRAVEAAGDVDVLLLDKTGTITLGNRQASDFMPAHGVDEKTLADAAQLSSLADETPEGRSIVILAKQRFNLRIRDVQSLHATFVPFTAQSRMSGINIDNRMIRKGSVDAIRRHVEANGGHFPADVEQKVENVARLGATPLVVAEGSRVLGVIALKDIVKGGIKERFAQLRKMGIKTVMITGDNRLTAAAIAAEAGVDDFLAEATPEAKLALIRQYQAEGRLVAMTGDGTNDAPALAQADVAVAMNSGTQAAKEAGNMVDLDSNPTKLIEVVHIGKQMLMTRGSLTTFSIANDVAKYFAIIPAAFAATYPQLNALNVMRLHSPDSAILSAVIFNALVIVFLIPLALKGVSYKPLSASAMLRRNLWIYGLGGLVVPFIGIKVIDLLLTLLGLV; encoded by the coding sequence ATGAGTCGCAAACAACTGGCACTGTTCGAACCTTCTCTGGTCGCACAAGCGCTGATGGACGCAATCAAAAAGTTAAGCCCACATACTCAGTGGCGCAATCCGGTGATGTTTATTGTCTGGCTGGGCAGCCTGCTGACAACCCTGCTAACCGTCGCAATGACAACCGGTCACATGACAGGAAACCCACTGTTTACCGGCGCAATTAGTCTCTGGTTATGGGTGACCGTTCTGTTCGCCAACTTTGCCGAAGCGCTAGCAGAAGGACGAAGTAAGGCTCAAGCCAACAGCCTGAAAGGGGTTAAAAAAACCGCTTTTGCCCGCAAATTGCGCGAGCCTAAGTACGGGGCAGAAATGGATCATGTTCCCGCTGAGGAGTTGCGCAAAGGCGATATCGTGCTGGTGGAAGCAGGCGATATTATCCCCTGTGACGGCGAGGTGATCGAAGGTGGCGCATCGGTGGACGAAAGCGCCATTACCGGGGAGTCCGCACCGGTTATCCGCGAGTCTGGCGGTGACTTTGCCTCTGTGACTGGCGGGACTCGCATCCTCTCCGACTGGTTGGTTGTCGAATGTAGCGTGAACCCCGGTGAAACCTTCCTTGACCGAATGATCGCTATGGTTGAAGGCGCGCAGCGGCGTAAAACGCCCAATGAAATCGCGCTGACGATCCTGCTGATTGCCCTGACCATCGTCTTTTTACTGGCGACTGCCACCCTGTGGCCGTTCTCCGCCTGGGGCGGCAACGCAGTCAGTATTACGGTGCTGGTTGCCCTGCTGGTGTGTCTGATCCCTACCACCATTGGCGGACTGCTCTCGGCGATTGGCGTAGCCGGCATGAGCCGCATGCTCGGCGCGAACGTCATCGCCACCAGCGGACGTGCGGTTGAAGCTGCGGGTGACGTGGACGTGTTGCTGCTGGATAAAACCGGCACCATTACGCTGGGTAATCGTCAGGCTTCGGATTTTATGCCCGCCCACGGCGTGGACGAAAAAACGCTGGCCGACGCCGCGCAGCTTTCATCGCTGGCCGATGAAACGCCGGAAGGCCGCAGCATCGTCATTCTGGCAAAACAACGCTTTAATCTGCGCATACGCGACGTGCAATCGCTGCATGCTACCTTTGTGCCATTTACCGCGCAAAGCCGAATGAGCGGCATCAATATCGACAACCGTATGATCCGCAAAGGGTCGGTCGATGCCATTCGTCGTCACGTCGAAGCCAACGGTGGCCACTTCCCTGCCGATGTCGAGCAGAAGGTCGAAAACGTGGCTCGTCTTGGCGCGACGCCGCTGGTGGTTGCCGAAGGTTCGCGCGTTCTGGGTGTGATTGCCTTGAAAGATATCGTCAAAGGCGGGATCAAAGAACGTTTTGCCCAGCTACGCAAAATGGGCATCAAAACGGTGATGATCACCGGCGATAACCGTCTGACCGCCGCCGCGATCGCGGCAGAGGCCGGAGTGGACGACTTTTTAGCCGAAGCGACACCGGAAGCCAAGCTGGCGCTGATTCGTCAGTACCAGGCGGAAGGTCGTCTGGTGGCGATGACCGGCGACGGCACTAATGATGCACCCGCACTGGCGCAAGCAGACGTCGCGGTCGCCATGAACTCCGGGACTCAGGCAGCGAAAGAAGCGGGCAACATGGTGGATCTCGATTCTAACCCCACCAAGCTGATTGAAGTGGTACACATTGGTAAACAGATGCTGATGACGCGCGGCTCACTCACCACTTTCAGTATTGCCAACGACGTAGCCAAATATTTTGCCATTATCCCGGCGGCGTTTGCCGCAACCTACCCGCAGCTCAATGCGCTTAACGTGATGCGCCTGCATTCGCCGGACTCGGCGATCCTCAGCGCGGTTATCTTCAATGCCCTGGTAATCGTCTTTCTGATACCACTGGCGTTGAAAGGGGTGAGCTACAAACCGTTGTCTGCCTCCGCCATGCTACGCCGCAATCTGTGGATCTACGGTCTGGGTGGCCTGGTTGTGCCGTTTATTGGCATCAAAGTGATTGATTTACTGCTGACCCTGCTGGGTCTGGTGTGA
- the kdpC gene encoding potassium-transporting ATPase subunit KdpC — protein MSGLRPALSTLLFLMLITGGVYPLLTTALGQWWFPHQANGSLIREDQVVRGSELIGQYFTAAGYFQGRPSATVEMPYNPMASGGSNLAASNPELDKQLQIRIAALRAANPQASSAVPVELVTASASGLDNNLTPEAVVWQIPRVAQARNLSVEEVTQLVAQYTQKPLVSFIGQPIVNLVELNLALDRL, from the coding sequence ATGAGTGGATTACGTCCTGCATTATCAACATTACTTTTCCTGATGCTCATTACCGGCGGGGTTTACCCGCTGCTGACCACCGCATTGGGGCAGTGGTGGTTTCCCCATCAGGCTAACGGTTCGCTGATCCGTGAAGATCAGGTCGTTCGCGGCTCTGAGCTCATTGGGCAATACTTTACCGCTGCCGGATATTTTCAGGGACGCCCATCAGCAACGGTGGAAATGCCCTATAATCCAATGGCTTCGGGTGGCAGTAATCTGGCAGCAAGCAACCCGGAGCTGGACAAGCAATTGCAAATCCGGATTGCCGCGCTGCGTGCCGCCAACCCGCAGGCCAGCTCTGCAGTTCCGGTTGAGTTGGTTACCGCATCCGCCAGCGGGCTGGATAATAATCTGACACCGGAGGCCGTTGTCTGGCAAATCCCACGCGTTGCGCAAGCGCGTAACCTCAGCGTTGAAGAGGTTACGCAGCTCGTTGCACAATATACGCAAAAGCCGTTGGTGAGTTTTATCGGTCAGCCGATAGTGAACCTTGTGGAACTTAATTTAGCGCTGGATAGGCTCTAA